The DNA region GACAAATATATTCGCCGTGTCAGTCTTCTCTATTTGAGGTTTTCCGGTAAAGAGGGAGGAACATAAAGCAAGCCAAACGAGACTTTTTACAATTTACATAAGGCAGGGCGTACTGAAAAGCTGAAATTCACTTTTGAAAGTTGGGAAAAATTCTTTCTTGGAGGTTGGGTATGGAAGACAATGATCTTCGAAAGTACTGTGATGCGGCAAGAGGTTTTGGAGCAAAAGATGCAAAGGTCATTGACCCTGCTTCGGTAGTGACTGCCCCGTGGGTTAGATTCAAGTGTCTGTTTGGTTGTCCTTACAGGCATCGTTACAGCTGTCCACCACACACACCCACGCCGGAACAGACGAGAAAGATGCTGGATTCTTACAGGCGAGCCATTCTTTTTCACGTTGAGGCTCCTTACTCAAAAGAGAGAGCCAAAAACATGGTCGCATACCTTGAAAATCTCGCGAAACTCGAGGGTGAGATGTTCAAAGATGGTTACTACAAGGCTTTTGTGATGCTTGCGGGTCCCTGTGTTTTGTGTAAGGAATGTGGCCTCATAGAGGGTGTTCCCTGCCGTTTTCC from Syntrophales bacterium includes:
- a CDS encoding DUF2284 domain-containing protein, which gives rise to MEDNDLRKYCDAARGFGAKDAKVIDPASVVTAPWVRFKCLFGCPYRHRYSCPPHTPTPEQTRKMLDSYRRAILFHVEAPYSKERAKNMVAYLENLAKLEGEMFKDGYYKAFVMLAGPCVLCKECGLIEGVPCRFPARTRPSMEACGIDVFQTARNNGFFIKTLREKTETQNLFCLMLVD